The Planctomycetota bacterium sequence GGCATAGACCCCGGCCTGGAGCGGACCGGCTACGGCGTCATCGAGACCCTCGATGGCGCGCCGGGCGCGATGCGCCTCCTGGAGGCCGGCGTCGTCCGCACGAGCCCCAAGGACGCCCTCGCGGCCCGCCTCGCGGAAATCCGCACGGGCCTCGCGGCCGTGGTGGCCGAGTTTCGCCCCGATGCCGTCGCCGTCGAAGAACTC is a genomic window containing:
- a CDS encoding crossover junction endodeoxyribonuclease RuvC produces the protein MRILGIDPGLERTGYGVIETLDGAPGAMRLLEAGVVRTSPKDALAARLAEIRTGLAAVVAEFRPDAVAVEEL